The genomic DNA TCCTCACCAGCTCGCGGGGCGTGGGCGGGCGCGGGTCGGGGGCATCCAGCGGCTCGACGATGAGGTCGAACAGCCCATGGTCGAAGGGCGTGCCGGGAGCGGGCGCCTTTGGCAGCAGTCGTTCGCGCAGCCCCCGCTTCGCCAGAGTCCGGGCCCGGTAGTGGCAATAGGGATTGTTGCCGGGCTTGCCGAAGAGCGAGTGCGCCGTGAAGCTGCACCCGGCCATGCACGTGGCCGCGAAGGGGCAGGTGCGGCAGAAGCCCCAGAGGTCCTCCACGGTGCGCGCGCGCGTGAAGGCGAGCTGGGGTGCCTGCTCCCAGATGTCGCGCAGGGGCTTGTCGCGCAGGCCTCCGCCCACGTAATGCGCCGTCTGGAGCGAGGGACATCCCTTCACGGCGCCATTGGACTCGATGCCCATCACGTACCGGCCGGCCATGCACCCGCGCCAGTGGTCTCCCGCATCGGGGCGGGGTGAGCGCAGCACGCCCTCCTCGGGGCCGAAGTAGCCCAGGTTGTTGCCGGGCATGAGGGTGATGCCGTCCTCGAGGGCGCGCGTCTTCAGGGCCGCGATGCGCGGGAGCAGGTCGAGCAGATCCCACGGCTGGAGGAGCAGGGCGGGACGATCCGCGGCCCGGCCCAGGGGGGCGGTGATCTGAAGTTGCCAGGAGCGGATGCCGAGCCCCCTCAGGTGCTCATAGAGGGGCTCGAGGTCGGCCTGGTTGAGCCGGTTGAAGTTCGTGTTGGAGGCCACGCGCACGCCGGCCGCCCCGAGGAAGCGGAGCGCCGC from Melittangium boletus DSM 14713 includes the following:
- a CDS encoding radical SAM/SPASM domain-containing protein, which translates into the protein MSRRLDVSRQDFHPAYVVWELTLRCDQPCTHCGSRAGTHRPDELSTEEALDVVRQLREMRTREVVLIGGEAYLHPGFLDLIRALKEAGIRPGLTTGGRGITEALARRIAEAGLYAASVSIDGLAPTHDLMRAAPGSFASATAALRFLGAAGVRVASNTNFNRLNQADLEPLYEHLRGLGIRSWQLQITAPLGRAADRPALLLQPWDLLDLLPRIAALKTRALEDGITLMPGNNLGYFGPEEGVLRSPRPDAGDHWRGCMAGRYVMGIESNGAVKGCPSLQTAHYVGGGLRDKPLRDIWEQAPQLAFTRARTVEDLWGFCRTCPFAATCMAGCSFTAHSLFGKPGNNPYCHYRARTLAKRGLRERLLPKAPAPGTPFDHGLFDLIVEPLDAPDPRPPTPRELVRKRKWAGAGAS